The genome window TAAGAACGCCGATATACGCCTCATCGCGATTCAGGACAAATGGTCCAGATTCATTTAGCATCAAATGAGCATTGATGCCCGCCATCAAGCCTTGGCACGCAGCCTCTTCGTAACCCGTAGTCCCATTTATCTGTCCAGCGAAGTAAAGGCCTTTCACAAGCCTCGTCTCCAGGGTGAGATTCAATTGAGTAGGGGGGAAGTAGTCGTACTCCACCGCATAACCTGGGCGGAAGAACCGGGCATTCGCGAAGCCAGGGACCTTGCGTAAGGCTTCAACCTGCACCTCTTGTGGCAGACTTGTGCTGAAACCATTGACATAAGTCTCAACAGTATCCCAGCCCTCTGGCTCAAGGAATATCTGATGGCGGTCTCTATCTGCGAATCGATCAATCTTATCCTCAATGCTCGGGCAATACCGAGGGCCTATGCCGCTAATTCTGCCATTGAACATAGGGCTTCGGTCGAATCCACCGCGCAGGATATCATGCACCTCTGGATTGGTATAGGTCATCCAACAACTTAGTTGTCGCGCGAGGGGTTTCGTAGTAGGCGAGTAGCTGAATTTGCTCGGCTCACTATCGCCGAGTTGTTCCTCCAGTTGTCCATAATCTACGCTACGACCATCAATCCGCGGGGGTGTACCGGTCTTCATCCTGCCAGACCTGAAGCCCAAACCACGAAGCTGCTCAGTAATACCATGGCTGGCGGTTTCGCCAGCACGCCCTCCACCCAACTGTTTCTCGCCGATGTGCATTACACCATTCATGAAGGTCCCACTGGTAAGCACAACCGCACGGGCGCGGATTGCGGACCCCATTCCAGTGACCACTCCTTCAATCCGCAGCGCGTCGCTGTCCGTGGTTAGAAGACTGACCACCGTATCTTGAATAAAATGAATGTTCGGTAAGCTCTCCAGAGTCTTTCTCCACTCCCACGCGAATCGTACTCGATCGTTTTGTGTTCGCGGGCTCCACATGGCCGGACCCTTACTGCGGTTGAGCATCCGGAATTGCACGGCGCTCTTGTCGCTAATGATTCCACTATAGCCACCAATGGCATCTATTTCCCTGACTATCTGACCCTTGGCAATTCCGCCCATGGCCGGATTGCAGCTCATTTGGCCGATAACACCCATGTT of Flavobacteriales bacterium contains these proteins:
- the mnmG gene encoding tRNA uridine-5-carboxymethylaminomethyl(34) synthesis enzyme MnmG, giving the protein MNLDYDVIVVGGGHAGCEAAAAAANLGSHVLLITMNMGVIGQMSCNPAMGGIAKGQIVREIDAIGGYSGIISDKSAVQFRMLNRSKGPAMWSPRTQNDRVRFAWEWRKTLESLPNIHFIQDTVVSLLTTDSDALRIEGVVTGMGSAIRARAVVLTSGTFMNGVMHIGEKQLGGGRAGETASHGITEQLRGLGFRSGRMKTGTPPRIDGRSVDYGQLEEQLGDSEPSKFSYSPTTKPLARQLSCWMTYTNPEVHDILRGGFDRSPMFNGRISGIGPRYCPSIEDKIDRFADRDRHQIFLEPEGWDTVETYVNGFSTSLPQEVQVEALRKVPGFANARFFRPGYAVEYDYFPPTQLNLTLETRLVKGLYFAGQINGTTGYEEAACQGLMAGINAHLMLNESGPFVLNRDEAYIGVLIDDLVTKGTDEPYRMFTSRAEFRILLRQDNADLRLTPRSHAIGLADDSRMKRVEKKLLGVGELSAALRRESAGPEEANEVLVPRGTTPLRQKSKLYDLLLRPQVRFGDIEHLSPKLSAIQKKLGDLDSEVVEQLEIEVKYEGYLNREREVAQKIGRFHHLPLETELDYSLFTSLSLEARQKLNQLKPSTIGQASRISGVSPADLNVLLVYLGR